CAGAAATCCCGTAATGCCACCTAAAATACCAATTATAAAATACTTCGTGAGAAAAACCTGCAAAATCTTTCCTACCGGGAAACCCATTGCCCTAAAGATACCGATCTCTCCACGCCGCGAGCGGAAATTCAGTAAGCCCAAAAACGCGATCCAAACGCCACATGCAATAAAAATCACCGGAATCAAAACAGAAGTAATGCTTTCCCTTACTTCCCGTAAATTCTGACGATGTTTCATTTCACTTTGTATGGATTGCTTTGCTCTTTCCCGTACTTTCATGCGGGCTTCTTCTCTTGCCAGGATCTTGCTGCTACCCTGCTCGATCACCTGTGTTCCGGGAAGAACCTCCGTTATTTTGCTTCTTAATTCCCCGGGCTCTACATCTCCAAAACACAAACATTCCAATGCAAGTATGGCATTGATCACTCCCTTTTTGTTTAACATTTTCTGGGCTTTTTCCAGATAAATCCAGGCGGAGATATCATCCTTATTGCCCCTTTCCTCAAAACATTCATCTACAATAAATTGCTCCCCATTAAGTCGAATCTCCTCTCCTTCATTCAGATCCAATTTTCTATGGAGACGATATCCCAGTTTGATAGTGCCTTCGGATACGGGATTCACCATGGGCTCTCTATAGGGCTTATCCTGATTCGGCACTTCTCCTCTCGTGCCAATCAGAATGATCTCGGTATCTTTTTCTTCCCATTTCACCCTGGTTTGCAAAATCGGAAGAAAATGCCTGGCTATAAGTAAACCTGAACCGGCCAGTTCCTCTACATAATTTTCCGGCATATACGTATCCCCATAATCTTTGGCATACCAATCAGAGACATCCTGATTTTTAGGAAGTATCAAAATATTGAAACCCAGTTCCAGAGTTGCTTTACGCATATCATTCCGAAGGGAATCCATACGCTGTTCCAGTTGCGCCTTTTTGGTCTGTAGGATCTGGTTGGTGCGATAATCATGGATACGTAGAATCAGTATTGAACCGATCAATGCACTTATGGCAATAAAAACAGAAACCACAGAAAGAATAAAATTTCTCCTGCGATAACCCATTTCATCCTTAACCAATCTGTGGCCGGAAATCCCTTTTTTCATATTGATCTTCTTTATCTTCGCTTTAAAACAATAACAGTCACCACACCGATGATCACAACAAGAATCCCTATTATACTACCGGTGGTATTCATTATTTTAGAACTAAAAAATGAAGCATTCTGGTCGGTAGTAAGATCAATGATGGAATCATTTTCTGTAGTAGTAATTGTTGAACCGGAGGCCGAGGCAGAGTCTGGCATCACGCTGGTAAGCGTTGGAGAAGACTGTTGATCTGAATACTCGTTAAATGCTTTTTCCCAATTGGCCTTTACCAACAAATCTGTTCCCGGGCTGGCCATTTTCACCTGACAGGCACATGGACTCATAAGAAACCTCATGATGTTGTAGATACTTTCCTGAGATATATCCTTTCCGCTAACAGTGGTTAGAGCCCTTCCCCTGCCAAAAACCGGTATAACCAGGGGTTCATTTATCCCGGATCCTTCTTTAAGGCCTGTGATCATAGAGAGCAAAACCGCTTCACCGGCGTTGTCTGCGGAAACTTCTACTACGGGAAAAGAAACCTCCCCCTCTTCGCTTTTTAACAGGTCTTCAAATCGAGGGTTTTGTTTCATCTCAGTCACCGTTTTTGAAATTC
The DNA window shown above is from Bacteroidales bacterium and carries:
- a CDS encoding FtsX-like permease family protein, with amino-acid sequence MKKGISGHRLVKDEMGYRRRNFILSVVSVFIAISALIGSILILRIHDYRTNQILQTKKAQLEQRMDSLRNDMRKATLELGFNILILPKNQDVSDWYAKDYGDTYMPENYVEELAGSGLLIARHFLPILQTRVKWEEKDTEIILIGTRGEVPNQDKPYREPMVNPVSEGTIKLGYRLHRKLDLNEGEEIRLNGEQFIVDECFEERGNKDDISAWIYLEKAQKMLNKKGVINAILALECLCFGDVEPGELRSKITEVLPGTQVIEQGSSKILAREEARMKVRERAKQSIQSEMKHRQNLREVRESITSVLIPVIFIACGVWIAFLGLLNFRSRRGEIGIFRAMGFPVGKILQVFLTKYFIIGILGGITGFLGGLLSSYIFSKFLEGSFVWINLEPSYLAWLLLISIAGATLLSIMAAWIPALATAREDPAEILHRE